The Gloeomargarita lithophora Alchichica-D10 genomic sequence ATCCGCCATCGCACTCAGTTCGCAGGTGTCGTGGCTGACCACCAACAACGCCCAAGTGCGTTTTAATTCTTGTAGCAACTGCATCACCTGCCGCCGCATAGACCAGTCCAACCCGGCCAAGGGTTCATCGAGCAAAAGTAGATAGGGCTGACGAATCAATTGCACCGCCAGGGCTAACCGCCGTTGTTGGCCGCCGCTGAGGTAATGGGGGGGCTGATGCAGGGGAACATCACGCAAATGCACGGTCGTCAGCACCTGTTGCACCTGCTCCAGGGTGAGTTCGGGATGGCCGAGCCGCAATTCCTCCAACAGGGTCAACCCGCAAAAATGCCGCTCCGGGAATTGAAATACCAGCCCCGCCAGTTCTTGCAAATCTGGAGCTTGCAAGGGCTGTTCTCGCCAGAGGATTTTCCCCTGGGTGGGGGTCGCCAGACCGGCGATTAATTCCAATAAGGTGGTTTTGCCCGCCCCACTCACCCCCACAATCAAGCTCAAGGATTGGGATGGGAGGCCAAAACTTACCCGCTGGAGTACCGGCTGGGGCGTGGCCGGTGGATGGTAACTGACATCAACCAGGGAGAGCATTACTGGGGAGCGACCACCACCACATAGCCCTGGCGACCGGGGTCGTAAACGTAATACACGCCATTCACCGTGTAGTAGGTGACCCCCGCCACGACTACGGTTTGATAATTGGGGGGCAAAGTAATGACTACCGCCGCTTCCGGTTGATTGTTGTTGTCGTTAATAACGGCGGCGGCACCAGGACGGCGATTCTGCCGACAAAAGCCCCCTGCTTCGCCCTCGCTGGTATTCACCCCGCCGGTGCAAATCTGATTGGGGGTGACGACGCGCCCCGCCGTGCCATCTTCGTTGTGAATCACCGTACCCCGACCCGTAGGCGTGACGACCCGACCGGCGGCTCCCTCTTCCGTATTCACCACCGCGCCCCGCCGCCGTTGGGCTGAAGCCGTTTCCGCCAGTAAACCCCCGCCCAGCCAAAGGGTAACTGCCAAAATTAAACTGTACCGATGTGCCATGATATTCACCTCGTTAAAGATCAATTAATCCACCAATAACCCAAAACTTGTCCCTATTCTAACCAACCCGCTTGGACATCTCGGCCACTCCGCTTAGCATTTTTTAATCATCCTGAGACACCCACTGCTCCCAGCGTTGGGGCTGACGGGCGAGATAATCACTTCCCCATTGGTGCATCAGGTGCAGTACCGGATGCAGTTGCCGACCCAAGGGCGTGAGTGCATATTCCACCCGGAGGGGCAATTCCGCAAAATCCTGGCGGTGGATAATCCCATCCTGCTCCATCTGCCGCAGTTGCTCCGTCAACACTTTGCTGCTAATGCCCACCAATGCCCGTTGGAGTTGGTTAAACCGTTGGGCACCGGGCAAAAGCTCCCGCAAAATCAACACTTTCCACCGCCCCGCAATCACCCCCAGGGCGGCAGACACCGCACAGGCGAGGCGTTCATCCTGCCAAAAGGTTTCGTAGGACACCGGCAGGTCAGTAGGCATCCTGCAATTCGTAAAAATCCGGGGTAACGTAATCTTTTCGCATTGGCCAGCCCACCCAGTCCTCCGGCAGCAAAATCCGCTTCAGGTGCGGATGCCCCACATATTCAATGCCATAAAAATCGTAGGTTTCCCGCTCCTGCCAATCCGCCGTCCGCCAAATCCAATACACCGACGGCACCTTGGGGTCGTGGCGGGGTAAAAACACCTTGACGCACACCTCCTCCGGGGACTCGGCATTATCCGCCAACTTGAGCAGGTAATAAAAACTCACCAACTCCTGCCCCGGCCCCAGGTCATACCCCCCCTGGCACCGCAAATAATTGAACCCATAGCCATATAAAGCCGTCGCAATGGGTAACAATACCTCCCGCTCCACCTGCAAAAGGGCTACCCCCTGGTGATCCACCCCCAGAGAAGTGTGGCCAAAGCCCTGCGCCGTCAA encodes the following:
- a CDS encoding ABC transporter ATP-binding protein, whose translation is MLSLVDVSYHPPATPQPVLQRVSFGLPSQSLSLIVGVSGAGKTTLLELIAGLATPTQGKILWREQPLQAPDLQELAGLVFQFPERHFCGLTLLEELRLGHPELTLEQVQQVLTTVHLRDVPLHQPPHYLSGGQQRRLALAVQLIRQPYLLLLDEPLAGLDWSMRRQVMQLLQELKRTWALLVVSHDTCELSAMADQVWCLEGGRLRGLTG
- a CDS encoding winged helix-turn-helix transcriptional regulator, which translates into the protein MPTDLPVSYETFWQDERLACAVSAALGVIAGRWKVLILRELLPGAQRFNQLQRALVGISSKVLTEQLRQMEQDGIIHRQDFAELPLRVEYALTPLGRQLHPVLHLMHQWGSDYLARQPQRWEQWVSQDD
- a CDS encoding NAD(P)H-quinone oxidoreductase subunit J, yielding MAEAQELAPVEVGAVSQWLTAQGFGHTSLGVDHQGVALLQVEREVLLPIATALYGYGFNYLRCQGGYDLGPGQELVSFYYLLKLADNAESPEEVCVKVFLPRHDPKVPSVYWIWRTADWQERETYDFYGIEYVGHPHLKRILLPEDWVGWPMRKDYVTPDFYELQDAY